One part of the Rutidosis leptorrhynchoides isolate AG116_Rl617_1_P2 chromosome 1, CSIRO_AGI_Rlap_v1, whole genome shotgun sequence genome encodes these proteins:
- the LOC139881796 gene encoding putative pentatricopeptide repeat-containing protein At3g08820, translating to MNVYTEIKNRLHQGFKSLYHLKHVHARLLKFNLLNDDYLVNILLRSSFHYTKNTNYSQLLFTQLQHPNDYVWNTFIRGLITHDRFNESIKCYHSMRRIGFLPNYFNFPLVLKACNMVLDLRLGVELHTIMVKVGYDLDKTGLVCFYGKCGRLDDACKVFDEMPEKNVVSWTAIISGYIEAGRFMDGLDVFKKYLGANLKPDSFTIVKILSACCQLGDLRSVEWLDGCVNSLGIGNNIFMGTKFVDAYAKCGSMEKALVKFDRMLEKDTVTWSAMIDGYVSNGKPKEALDMFDKMKDENIKPDCYTIVAVLSSCSRLGALELGERARTLVDKNMFLYNPVVGTTLIDMYAKCGKMCCAWTVFKEMKVKDLIVWNAVITGLGMSGQTKILFGLFGQLLKLGIHPDEKTFIGILCGCTHSGLVDDGKRFFDSMKRQFSLCPEIEHYGCMVDLLGRAGLLNEAHLLIKRMPMEPNAIVWGALLSGCRLHRDTQLAEHVLKKLIELEPWNSGNYVLLSNIFSANKKWEEAANIRSKSIKKIPGCCWIEIDGVVHEFLVGDTSHPMSERIYGKLSELNMELKQLGYMPTTEFVLFDVEDEEKEHFLGCHSEKLAIAFGLLSTKPGDVIRVVKNIRICGDCHAAIKLFSKVTGREIVLRDNNRFHSFIGGSCSCGDYW from the coding sequence ATGAACGTTTATACAGAGATCAAGAATCGTCTTCATCAAGGCTTCAAATCCTTGTATCACCTCAAACATGTACATGCTCGTCTTCTAAAATTCAATCTCTTAAATGATGATTACCTCGTCAACATTCTGTTACGTTCCAGTTTCCATTACACTAAAAACACGAATTACTCTCAACTTCTTTTTACTCAACTCCAACATCCCAATGATTATGTATGGAACACCTTCATCCGTGGGCTCATTACGCACGATCGGTTCAATGAATCCATTAAATGTTACCATTCGATGCGTCGAATTGGTTTCTTACCCAATTACTTTAATTTCCCCCTTGTGTTAAAAGCATGTAATATGGTTTTGGATTTGAGATTGGGTGTGGAGTTGCATACAATCATGGTGAAAGTAGGTTATGATTTGGATAAAACTGGGTTGGTTTGCTTTTATGGAAAGTGTGGGCGTTTAGATGATGCTTgtaaggtgttcgatgaaatgcctgAGAAGAATGTAGTTTCGTGGACTGCGATTATTAGTGGATATATTGAAGCGGGTCGGTTTATGGATGGTCTTGATGTGTTTAAAAAGTATTTAGGGGCAAATTTAAAGCCTGATAGTTTTACGATTGTGAAAATTTTGTCGGCGTGTTGTCAGTTAGGGGATTTGAGAAGTGTAGAGTGGTTGGATGGATGTGTAAATAGTCTTGGAATTGGGAATAATATATTTATGGGAACTAAGTTTGTGGATGCCTATGCTAAATGTGGAAGCATGGAGAAAGCGCTTGTGAAGTTTGATCGAATGCTTGAAAAGGATACGGTTACTTGGAGTGCTATGATTGATGGCTATGTTTCAAATGGGAAACCAAAAGAAGCTTTGGATATGTTTGACAAAATGAAGGATGAGAACATAAAACCTGATTGTTACACCATAGTTGCAGTTCTTTCCTCTTGTTCAAGGTTAGGAGCGCTTGAATTAGGGGAACGGGCTCGTACTTTAGTTGATAAAAATATGTTCTTGTATAACCCTGTTGTGGGTACAACACTAATTGACATGTATGCTAAATGTGGTAAAATGTGTTGTGCTTGGACAGTATTTAAAGAAATGAAGGTGAAAGATCTTATTGTTTGGAACGCTGTGATAACCGGTCTTGGAATGAGTGGTCAAACCAAAATATTATTCGGTCTTTTTGGTCAACTGTTGAAATTAGGAATACACCCTGATGAGAAAACCTTTATTGGTATCCTCTGTGGGTGTACACATTCAGGTCTTGTTGATGATGGTAAACGATTTTTCGATAGTATGAAGCGACAGTTTTCATTATGTCCTGAAATTGAACACTATGGATGCATGGTAGATCTACTTGGACGAGCTGGTTTATTAAACGAAGCTCATCTTTTGATTAAACGTATGCCTATGGAGCCTAACGCGATTGTTTGGGGAGCCCTTTTGAGTGGATGTAGGTTGCATCGGGATACCCAATTAGCCGAACACGTTTTGAAAAAGTTGATTGAATTAGAACCTTGGAATTCAGGGAACTATGTACTATTATCTAATATATTTTCAGCTAATAAAAAATGGGAAGAAGCAGCAAATATAAGATCTAAAAGTATTAAAAAGATACCAGGATGTTGTTGGATTGAAATAGATGGTGTAGTTCATGAGTTCCTTGTTGGAGACACGTCTCATCCAATGTCTGAAAGAATTTATGGTAAACTTAGTGAACTAAACATGGAATTAAAACAACTTGGATACATGCCGACAACAGAATTTGTGTTGTTTGATGTTGAAGATGAGGAGAAAGAGCATTTTTTGGGTTGTCATAGTGAGAAGTTAGCTATTGCGTTTGGGTTATTAAGTACTAAACCTGGTGATGTGATTCGAGTAGTGAAAAACATTCGTATTTGTGGTGACTGCCATGCGGCAATTAAGCTGTTTTCGAAAGTTACGGGTAGAGAGATAGTATTACGTGATAATAACCGATTTCATTCGTTTATTGGTGGCTCATGTTCATGTGGAGATTATTGGTGA
- the LOC139845066 gene encoding uncharacterized protein, translating into MAGSNNDINVLNHSPLFDSLKKDTAAPSPFEVNGHVYPFGYYLADGIYPDWTTLIKGYSTPIDEPRVKFTRFQASARKDVERTFGVLQGRFAILKTPARVMSVNKMRRIMYSCIVMHNMIQEDNGFALSTWEQEWLDKPENRPRRNIRRRVKDRRSREKEIRDRAVHDQLREDLTAHIWDLTPNFRSTN; encoded by the coding sequence ATGGCTGGTTCAAACAACGACATAAATGTGTTGAATCACTCTCCGTTGTTTGATTCACTAAAAAAGGATACAGCTGCACCATCACCGTTTGAAGTAAACGGACACGTGTATCCATTTGGTTACTACTTGGCGGACGGGATATATCCTGATTGGACAACGTTAATAAAGGGATACTCGACGCCTATTGATGAGCCACGAGTCAAATTTACTAGATTTCAAGCGAGTGCTCGAAAGGATGTTGAGCGTACATTTGGTGTTTTACAAGGTAGGTTTGCAATTTTGAAAACTCCGGCACGAGTTATGAGCGTTAACAAGATGAGAAGGATAATGTACAGTTGCATTGTTATGCACAACATGATACAAGAAGATAACGGTTTTGCCTTGAGTACTTGGGAACAAGAATGGTTAGATAAACCAGAAAACAGGCCCCGTCGTAATATTAGGAGAAGAGTCAAAGATCGAAGATCACGAGAAAAGGAAATTCGTGATCGAGCCGTACACGATCAACTACGTGAAGATTTAACGGCTCATATTTGGGACCTCACACCGAACTTTCGATCTACAAACTag